The following are encoded in a window of Salinibacter ruber DSM 13855 genomic DNA:
- a CDS encoding hybrid sensor histidine kinase/response regulator transcription factor → MTASAPADSDGPAVRAWAGPWGMAVGAALFGLGGLVAGRLVGAAAVGWGGVLLAGGGIGAMVLLHGRRLRRARRRAAARIDAARDDRDAAREALDTATDRIETLEEMRTAKSQFLEEISHAFRRPLTLTLGPIDTLLEGRHGALGDEVRTQLRLAERNGTRLLWLVNQLLDLAELETGRMSLTPTDGHLPSVVVQGVRSFEGLAERRNVHLHFESTLDDPVARFDETKMETMLANLLSSAFQAAGEDGTIQVIVRPCAAPPSAEPETDGLELVVEHTGTQGHPPAEDDLWGTRDEPSFRAPDRISTRLGLRLVDELATLHEGALQIDPAADGTVRYAVRLPRCPPGREGPTSDANAGASSSDTGIAAPDDDLGQDPLALSREALAGRADASAPAPEAPAASPDEDRTTVLVIDDNSVVCTLVRTHLEPEYRVEEAHDGAEGYTLARTLLPDLVISDVMMPEVDGFELCRKIKQDPDIDHVPVVFLTARADLEDKVEGLDVGADAYLTKPFEPEALIARIENLIATRRTLRESFQDAGTAGGESRHSSDEAGNGAEKAKEALPPTAEAAPLRDRIEEAIAERLTDPDFGVSELATATALSASQLRRRMKAMYDRTPVQLIRHRRLEAGARLLQERADVTIGEVAYAVGFNSQSYFSRSFREAFGVPPSQYRGEGAAA, encoded by the coding sequence ATGACTGCTTCCGCCCCGGCCGATTCCGACGGCCCCGCCGTTCGAGCGTGGGCGGGCCCATGGGGGATGGCTGTGGGCGCCGCTCTCTTCGGGCTCGGGGGGCTGGTGGCCGGACGCCTGGTGGGGGCGGCCGCAGTTGGGTGGGGCGGTGTGCTGCTCGCCGGGGGCGGAATCGGGGCGATGGTGCTCCTGCACGGGCGTCGCCTGCGCCGGGCGCGCCGACGGGCGGCGGCCCGCATCGACGCGGCGCGTGACGACCGGGACGCGGCTCGGGAGGCGCTTGACACGGCCACCGACCGGATCGAGACGCTCGAAGAGATGCGTACGGCCAAGTCCCAGTTCCTCGAAGAGATCAGCCACGCGTTTCGGCGCCCGCTGACCCTTACCCTCGGTCCCATCGACACCCTCCTGGAGGGCCGCCACGGGGCCCTCGGCGACGAGGTGCGGACGCAACTCCGCCTCGCGGAGCGGAACGGGACGCGCCTCCTGTGGCTCGTGAACCAGCTGCTGGACCTGGCGGAACTGGAGACCGGCCGCATGTCCCTCACGCCCACCGACGGCCACCTGCCGTCGGTCGTGGTCCAGGGCGTTCGGTCCTTCGAGGGCCTTGCCGAGCGTCGCAACGTGCACCTCCACTTCGAGTCGACGCTCGACGATCCCGTCGCCCGGTTTGACGAGACAAAGATGGAGACGATGCTCGCGAACCTGCTTTCCAGCGCCTTCCAGGCCGCAGGGGAGGACGGGACGATTCAGGTGATCGTCCGCCCGTGTGCCGCCCCGCCGTCCGCCGAACCCGAGACGGACGGCCTCGAACTCGTCGTCGAGCATACAGGGACGCAGGGGCATCCGCCCGCGGAGGACGATCTGTGGGGGACCCGCGACGAGCCGTCCTTCCGGGCGCCGGACCGCATCAGCACGCGGCTCGGGCTGCGCCTCGTGGACGAGTTGGCGACCCTGCACGAGGGCGCCCTGCAGATCGACCCGGCGGCCGACGGCACGGTGCGGTACGCCGTCCGGCTGCCCCGGTGCCCCCCGGGCCGCGAGGGGCCCACGTCGGACGCGAATGCGGGGGCATCCTCGAGCGACACAGGGATCGCGGCGCCGGACGACGACCTCGGGCAAGATCCCCTGGCGCTCTCCCGCGAGGCCCTGGCCGGCCGGGCAGACGCCTCCGCTCCGGCCCCGGAGGCGCCCGCCGCGTCGCCGGACGAGGACCGGACGACCGTGCTGGTCATCGACGACAACTCGGTGGTCTGTACCCTCGTGCGGACCCACCTGGAGCCGGAGTACCGGGTGGAGGAGGCCCACGACGGGGCGGAGGGCTACACCCTGGCCCGGACGCTGCTGCCGGACCTGGTGATCAGCGACGTGATGATGCCGGAGGTAGACGGGTTCGAGCTGTGCCGGAAGATCAAGCAGGACCCGGACATCGACCACGTACCGGTGGTGTTTCTCACCGCGCGGGCCGACCTCGAGGACAAGGTGGAGGGCCTGGACGTGGGCGCCGATGCGTATCTCACCAAGCCCTTCGAGCCGGAGGCGCTGATTGCACGCATCGAGAACCTGATCGCCACGCGACGGACGCTGCGGGAGTCGTTCCAGGACGCGGGGACGGCGGGAGGGGAGTCCCGGCATTCCTCAGACGAGGCGGGCAACGGGGCCGAAAAGGCGAAGGAGGCACTTCCCCCGACCGCCGAGGCGGCGCCGTTGCGCGATCGAATCGAGGAGGCAATCGCGGAGCGCCTCACCGATCCGGACTTCGGCGTGTCGGAGCTGGCGACGGCGACGGCCCTGAGCGCCTCCCAACTGCGGCGTCGGATGAAGGCGATGTACGACCGCACGCCGGTGCAGCTCATTCGCCATCGTCGGCTGGAGGCGGGGGCGCGGCTGCTCCAGGAGCGGGCGGACGTGACGATCGGAGAGGTGGCCTACGCGGTCGGCTTCAACAGCCAGTCCTACTTCTCCCGCTCGTTCCGGGAGGCGTTCGGCGTGCCGCCGTCGCAGTACCGGGGCGAGGGCGCGGCCGCGTAG
- the glgP gene encoding alpha-glucan family phosphorylase produces the protein MTSRDKLESIATNLWWTWTPDARSLFRRLNPEVYRASDDNPRAALATAKDEVLNDSSFQDDVDAVYQRYRDYMERTPQVEDAPETAYFCMEYGLHESMPLYSGGLGVLAGDHSKAASDLGLPFTGIGLFLREGYFRQSFDADGWQEATYPVLDPAKHPVSLVSEGGGDPLTVTVPIGTHEISVRAWKVALGHTDLYLLDTDFDANPDEYRPLTRRLYQGGDHERIRQEIVLGIGGLRMLRALDVTPDVYHANEGHCAFLMLELLRERLAAGDDVAEAETWVRDRSVFTTHTPVMAGHDHFDPDLFSEAMAGFRDEIHLSNHDLLGYGRVHTDDHEETFTMTVLGLKLSRAANGVSELNGHVARQQWEDLYPDRALDEVPIDAITNGVHLPTWTAGPARDFFADHIHVDLTEAQDPDDWAALADLSDETLWDFRCSLRERLLNYVAEKVQAQSLPMHLDLDPEALTIGFARRFATYKRAPLLFRDRERARALFSDADRPLQILYAGKAHPDDDAGKEFIRRIYALSQEAGFEGKVVFLENYDMEMGRMLTSGCDVWLNNPRRPLEASGTSGQKVAAHGGLNLSVLDGWWPEGYNGNNGWAIGPEPTGDYGTADPEVQDEQDAASLYRQLEEGVLPTFYTRNDDGLPTDWIDMMREAMTGVPAPFSAKRMVLDYVEEMYRHDG, from the coding sequence ATGACGTCGCGCGACAAGCTCGAGTCCATCGCCACCAACCTCTGGTGGACCTGGACCCCCGACGCCCGTTCTCTCTTCCGACGCCTCAATCCTGAGGTATACCGGGCGTCGGACGACAACCCTCGGGCCGCCCTCGCGACGGCCAAGGACGAGGTGCTCAACGATTCGTCCTTCCAGGACGATGTCGACGCGGTCTACCAGCGCTACCGGGATTACATGGAGCGGACGCCGCAGGTGGAGGACGCCCCCGAGACGGCGTACTTCTGCATGGAGTACGGCCTCCACGAGAGCATGCCGCTCTACTCGGGCGGCCTCGGCGTGCTGGCCGGCGACCACTCGAAGGCCGCCTCCGATCTGGGCCTTCCCTTCACGGGCATCGGCCTCTTCCTGCGGGAGGGCTACTTCCGACAGTCGTTCGACGCCGACGGCTGGCAGGAGGCCACGTATCCGGTGCTCGACCCGGCCAAGCACCCCGTCTCGCTCGTTTCGGAGGGCGGCGGCGATCCGTTGACCGTCACGGTGCCCATCGGCACCCACGAGATTTCGGTGCGCGCCTGGAAGGTGGCGCTGGGGCACACCGACCTGTACCTGCTCGACACGGACTTCGACGCCAACCCGGACGAGTACCGGCCCCTCACGCGCCGGCTCTACCAGGGGGGCGACCACGAGCGCATCCGCCAGGAGATCGTCCTCGGCATCGGGGGGCTCCGGATGCTGCGGGCCCTGGACGTGACGCCCGACGTGTACCACGCCAACGAAGGCCACTGCGCGTTCCTCATGCTGGAGCTGCTGCGCGAGCGGCTGGCGGCGGGCGACGACGTGGCCGAGGCCGAGACGTGGGTGCGCGACCGAAGCGTCTTTACCACCCACACGCCGGTGATGGCCGGGCACGACCACTTCGACCCCGACCTCTTCTCGGAGGCCATGGCCGGATTCCGGGACGAAATTCATCTCAGCAACCACGACCTGCTCGGCTACGGCCGCGTCCACACGGACGACCACGAGGAGACCTTCACGATGACCGTTCTCGGCCTCAAGCTGTCCCGGGCGGCGAACGGGGTGTCGGAGCTGAACGGCCACGTGGCGCGCCAGCAGTGGGAGGACCTCTACCCGGATCGCGCCTTGGACGAGGTGCCCATCGACGCGATCACGAATGGCGTCCACCTCCCCACGTGGACGGCCGGGCCGGCCCGCGACTTCTTCGCCGACCACATCCACGTCGACCTCACGGAGGCGCAGGACCCGGACGACTGGGCCGCCCTCGCGGACCTGAGTGACGAGACGCTCTGGGACTTCCGGTGTTCGCTCCGCGAGCGCCTGCTCAACTACGTCGCGGAGAAGGTGCAGGCACAGAGCCTTCCGATGCACCTCGACCTCGACCCCGAGGCCCTCACCATTGGCTTCGCCCGCCGCTTCGCCACCTACAAGCGCGCCCCGCTCCTCTTTCGGGATCGGGAGCGCGCCCGGGCCCTCTTCTCCGACGCGGACCGCCCGCTGCAGATTCTCTACGCGGGCAAGGCCCACCCCGACGACGACGCCGGCAAGGAGTTCATTCGGCGCATCTACGCCCTCAGTCAGGAAGCAGGCTTTGAGGGAAAGGTCGTCTTCCTGGAGAACTACGACATGGAGATGGGCCGCATGCTCACGTCCGGCTGCGACGTGTGGCTCAACAACCCGCGCCGCCCGCTGGAGGCCTCCGGCACGAGCGGCCAGAAGGTGGCCGCGCACGGCGGGCTCAACCTGAGCGTGCTCGACGGCTGGTGGCCGGAGGGCTACAACGGCAACAACGGCTGGGCGATCGGGCCGGAACCGACCGGCGACTACGGCACGGCCGACCCCGAGGTGCAGGACGAGCAGGACGCCGCCTCGCTTTATCGGCAGCTCGAAGAGGGCGTCCTTCCCACCTTCTACACCCGCAACGACGACGGCCTGCCCACCGACTGGATCGACATGATGCGCGAGGCGATGACGGGCGTCCCGGCCCCCTTCAGCGCCAAGCGGATGGTGCTCGACTACGTGGAGGAGATGTACCGGCACGACGGGTGA
- a CDS encoding site-specific integrase, producing the protein MPDAPDQSPKLLDQVRQTCRRRQYGYHTEKAYVRWAERFACFHDTTHPRHLNEDDIRAFLGHLASERNVAASTQNQALNALTERT; encoded by the coding sequence ATGCCCGATGCCCCAGACCAGTCGCCCAAACTCCTCGATCAGGTGCGGCAGACCTGCCGGCGCCGCCAGTACGGCTACCACACGGAAAAAGCGTACGTCCGCTGGGCCGAACGCTTCGCCTGCTTCCACGACACCACCCATCCCCGCCACCTCAACGAGGACGACATTCGCGCCTTCTTAGGTCACCTCGCGTCGGAGCGCAACGTGGCCGCCTCCACGCAGAACCAGGCCCTCAACGCCCTGACCGAACGAACGTGA
- a CDS encoding abortive infection family protein, whose amino-acid sequence MKDEELLEEVEAFQKLLIDYSTGGDVEGKEYKRLRRDLLSNPKVKDELPEFIQNCRSLRQFWSFIKSESGNYEGRRRFIWSEFAPVLNKLEGGLESPADDPITEALASLDAGHVDRIWHKALERKEKDPEGAVTAARTLLESVCKTILDEMEIDYDDKADLPKLYHQTADELNLAPGQYSEELFRKILGNCQSVVGTLGAIRNAHSDAHGDGKASYKPASRHAELAVNLAGSMAMFLVRTWENASESA is encoded by the coding sequence ATGAAAGATGAAGAGCTTTTGGAAGAAGTAGAGGCGTTTCAGAAACTACTGATTGATTACTCCACGGGGGGAGACGTAGAAGGGAAGGAGTATAAGCGTCTAAGACGAGATCTTCTTTCGAATCCAAAAGTGAAGGATGAGCTTCCCGAGTTCATTCAGAACTGTCGCTCACTGAGGCAATTCTGGAGTTTTATCAAATCGGAATCGGGAAATTATGAGGGGAGAAGACGATTTATCTGGTCGGAATTTGCTCCCGTCCTAAACAAGCTTGAGGGTGGACTGGAAAGCCCGGCTGATGATCCTATAACTGAGGCTCTCGCATCACTTGATGCAGGACATGTAGATCGTATCTGGCACAAAGCTCTGGAGCGGAAAGAGAAAGATCCTGAAGGAGCTGTAACTGCTGCTCGCACGCTTCTCGAATCGGTGTGCAAAACCATCCTTGACGAGATGGAGATCGATTATGACGACAAAGCAGATCTGCCGAAACTATACCATCAGACCGCAGACGAATTGAATTTAGCTCCTGGGCAATATTCCGAAGAGCTGTTCAGAAAAATTCTCGGCAACTGTCAATCAGTGGTTGGTACACTTGGTGCTATCCGAAATGCTCATAGCGATGCTCACGGAGATGGAAAAGCTTCTTACAAACCAGCTTCCCGACACGCTGAGCTAGCTGTTAATCTCGCTGGCTCCATGGCGATGTTTTTAGTGCGGACTTGGGAAAATGCGTCTGAGTCGGCATAA
- a CDS encoding mercuric reductase, which translates to MTDPVSYDLIVIGAGQGGGPLAGAVAEAGHDVALLERRHVGGTCVNRGCTPTKTMIASARVAHLARRAGDYGVETGDVSVDLETVRQRKRDIVGMFRSGSRSSIEEKDTLDLIEGDGRFVDPNTVEVTLNGDANDGGPRALTADRIVINTGTRPAIPPIDGLDAVDFLTSTSIMELGAVPGHLLILGGGYIGLEFGQMFRRFGAEVTIIDRGEHVLGREDADVAGALEDILREDGIRLLNETSMTAVEEAGGTITAHLEGDDAPARITGDELLVAAGRRPNTDALNPGAAGVATTEQGYVQVDARLATTADGIYAIGDVTGGPAFTHVSYDDYRVLQDHWLHGGDRTTEDRLIAYTLFTDPQLGRVGLTEEQARSRGLDVTVAQMPMTRVARALEVDETRGLMKAVIDSTTNRLLGAAVLGIEGGEVMSVLQTAMMGDLPVGRLRAAPFAHPTLAESLNNLFAGLDLGPAAERRADG; encoded by the coding sequence ATGACAGATCCAGTCTCCTACGACCTCATCGTCATCGGCGCCGGTCAGGGCGGCGGGCCCCTCGCCGGCGCCGTCGCCGAAGCCGGCCACGACGTCGCCCTCCTCGAACGGAGGCACGTGGGGGGCACGTGTGTCAACCGGGGCTGCACGCCCACCAAGACCATGATCGCCAGCGCCCGCGTGGCCCACCTCGCCCGCCGCGCCGGGGACTACGGCGTGGAGACCGGCGACGTGAGTGTCGACCTGGAGACGGTCCGCCAGCGCAAGCGCGACATCGTCGGCATGTTTCGGTCGGGAAGCCGAAGCAGCATCGAAGAAAAAGACACCCTGGACCTCATTGAGGGCGACGGCCGGTTCGTCGATCCGAACACCGTGGAGGTTACGCTCAACGGCGACGCCAATGACGGCGGGCCCCGCGCCCTCACGGCGGACCGCATTGTGATCAACACCGGCACCCGTCCCGCCATTCCGCCCATCGACGGGCTCGATGCGGTAGACTTCCTGACCTCGACCTCCATCATGGAGCTGGGCGCGGTGCCGGGCCACCTGCTCATCCTCGGCGGCGGGTACATCGGGCTCGAGTTCGGGCAGATGTTCCGGCGGTTCGGGGCGGAGGTGACGATTATCGATCGGGGCGAGCACGTCCTCGGCCGTGAGGACGCCGACGTGGCCGGGGCGCTTGAAGATATTCTGCGGGAGGACGGGATCCGTCTCCTCAACGAGACGAGCATGACGGCCGTCGAGGAGGCGGGCGGCACGATCACGGCGCACCTGGAGGGGGACGACGCCCCGGCCCGCATCACGGGCGATGAGCTCCTGGTGGCCGCGGGCCGGCGCCCGAACACCGACGCGCTGAACCCAGGCGCGGCGGGCGTGGCGACCACCGAGCAGGGCTATGTGCAGGTTGACGCCCGGCTCGCCACCACCGCCGACGGCATCTACGCAATCGGGGACGTGACCGGCGGCCCCGCCTTCACGCACGTCTCCTACGACGACTACCGCGTGCTCCAGGACCACTGGCTCCACGGTGGGGACCGCACCACCGAGGACCGCCTCATCGCTTACACCCTCTTCACCGACCCACAGCTCGGCCGCGTGGGCCTCACCGAAGAGCAGGCACGCAGCCGGGGCCTCGACGTGACGGTGGCGCAGATGCCGATGACCCGCGTGGCCCGCGCCCTGGAGGTCGACGAGACGCGCGGCCTCATGAAGGCGGTCATCGACTCGACGACAAACCGGCTCCTCGGCGCCGCCGTTCTTGGCATTGAGGGCGGAGAGGTGATGTCGGTCCTGCAGACGGCGATGATGGGGGACCTGCCGGTCGGCCGCCTCCGGGCTGCCCCCTTCGCCCACCCCACGCTGGCCGAATCGCTCAACAACCTCTTTGCGGGCCTCGACCTCGGCCCCGCCGCGGAGCGGCGGGCAGACGGGTGA
- the zwf gene encoding glucose-6-phosphate dehydrogenase — translation MSQIDPHLFVIFGATGDLTKRKLIPALYHLMQDEDVARRCVVLGAARSDWTDERFREAARTALREQGYAEETVDAWCTRNLHYQCLGPEGNDYEGLRERVEQLERHRNLTGNRVFYFSLPPSIYTQAIEGLGAVGLNTSSGWSRVVVEKPFGHDLDSAQRLNERVHQHFDEDQVYRIDHYLGKETVQNLMAFRFGNALFESMWNREHIDRVEITVAEPLGVGGRAGYYDQSGHVRDMVQNHLTQLLSLVAMEPPASMDADAIRDEKVKVLNAVQQPDPRADVALGQYRAGTMGGEPVPGYRDEPDVPADSDTETFAAMRLNVANWRWQGVPFFLRTGKRLPRKLTQIAVRFQSAPVSLFQADGGPCVPRDADCEAAPNELLITLQPDEGFDLRFEVKAPGNSDDGSMPLETQQLSFSYQDAFGPVPDAYETLLRDIIVGDPTLFVRADEVEASWQLYTPLLETDLPVHSYEAGTWGPDAVDRLLPTWTSTGRTRSHRAEATSSS, via the coding sequence ATGTCTCAGATTGACCCCCACCTCTTCGTCATCTTCGGGGCCACCGGCGACCTCACGAAGCGGAAGCTGATCCCGGCCCTCTACCACTTGATGCAGGACGAGGACGTGGCCCGGCGGTGCGTCGTGCTGGGCGCGGCCCGGTCGGACTGGACCGACGAGCGGTTTCGGGAGGCCGCCCGGACGGCCCTCCGCGAGCAGGGCTACGCGGAGGAGACGGTGGACGCCTGGTGCACCCGAAACTTGCACTACCAGTGCCTCGGGCCCGAGGGAAACGACTACGAGGGGCTGCGTGAGCGTGTAGAACAGCTGGAGCGGCACCGCAACCTGACCGGCAACCGGGTCTTCTACTTCTCCCTCCCGCCCAGCATCTACACCCAGGCCATTGAGGGGCTCGGGGCGGTCGGCCTGAACACGAGTTCGGGCTGGAGCCGCGTCGTCGTGGAGAAGCCGTTCGGCCACGACCTCGACTCGGCACAGCGCCTCAACGAGCGGGTCCACCAGCACTTCGACGAGGACCAGGTGTACCGCATCGACCACTACCTGGGCAAGGAGACCGTCCAGAACCTCATGGCCTTCCGGTTCGGGAATGCCCTCTTCGAGTCGATGTGGAACCGGGAGCACATCGATCGGGTGGAGATCACGGTCGCCGAGCCGCTCGGGGTGGGCGGGCGGGCCGGCTACTACGACCAGTCCGGCCACGTGCGCGATATGGTCCAGAACCACCTCACCCAGCTCCTGTCGTTGGTGGCGATGGAGCCGCCCGCCAGCATGGACGCCGACGCCATCCGCGACGAGAAGGTGAAGGTTCTGAATGCGGTGCAGCAGCCCGACCCCAGGGCCGACGTTGCCCTCGGGCAGTACCGGGCGGGCACGATGGGGGGCGAGCCGGTGCCCGGCTACCGGGACGAGCCGGACGTGCCAGCGGATTCTGACACCGAGACGTTCGCCGCGATGCGCCTGAATGTGGCCAACTGGCGGTGGCAGGGCGTGCCCTTTTTCCTGCGGACGGGCAAGCGGCTGCCCCGCAAGCTCACCCAGATCGCCGTGCGCTTCCAAAGCGCGCCGGTGTCGCTCTTCCAGGCGGACGGGGGGCCGTGTGTGCCACGGGACGCCGACTGTGAAGCCGCCCCGAACGAGCTGCTGATCACGCTGCAGCCGGACGAGGGGTTCGACCTGCGCTTCGAGGTGAAGGCCCCCGGCAACAGCGACGACGGCTCGATGCCCCTGGAGACGCAGCAGCTCAGCTTTTCCTACCAGGACGCGTTCGGTCCCGTCCCCGACGCTTACGAGACGCTCCTGCGCGACATCATCGTTGGGGACCCCACGCTCTTCGTCCGGGCCGACGAGGTGGAGGCCTCGTGGCAACTCTATACGCCCCTCCTGGAGACGGACCTCCCGGTGCATTCCTACGAGGCGGGCACGTGGGGCCCCGACGCGGTAGACCGCCTCCTCCCCACCTGGACCTCGACCGGCCGCACCCGATCTCATCGGGCCGAGGCGACCTCCTCCTCGTAG
- the gnd gene encoding phosphogluconate dehydrogenase (NAD(+)-dependent, decarboxylating) — protein sequence MQLGMIGLGKMGANMGRRLMRDGHEVVGFDLDESAVQALEDDGATGAPALEALVDELEPPRVCWMMVPAGDAVDATLGDLLPHLDEGDIVVDGGNSNYKDTLRRAGRAEEHGLHYVDVGTSGGVWGLEEGYSMMVGGPDAAVDQLRPALTTLAPGPDKGWGHMGDVGSGHFVKMVHNGIEYGVMQAYAEGFDIMKSKEKFDLDLQKVAETWRFGSVVRSWLLDLTARALEEGQDLSGIEPWVDDSGEGRWTVKEAIDLDVPAPVITDALISRLDSRVEDSYTHKLLAAMRNQFGGHDVKSSDE from the coding sequence ATGCAACTCGGAATGATCGGACTCGGCAAGATGGGCGCGAACATGGGCCGGCGCCTGATGCGCGACGGCCACGAGGTCGTCGGCTTCGACCTCGACGAGAGCGCCGTGCAGGCCCTTGAGGACGACGGCGCGACGGGGGCCCCCGCCCTTGAGGCCCTCGTCGACGAGCTTGAGCCCCCACGCGTCTGCTGGATGATGGTGCCGGCGGGCGACGCCGTGGACGCCACCCTGGGCGACCTGCTGCCCCACCTCGACGAGGGCGACATCGTCGTGGACGGCGGCAACTCGAACTACAAGGACACGCTCCGCCGCGCCGGGCGCGCGGAGGAGCATGGCCTTCACTACGTCGACGTGGGCACCTCCGGCGGCGTGTGGGGCCTAGAGGAGGGCTACAGCATGATGGTGGGCGGTCCGGACGCGGCCGTCGACCAGCTGCGGCCCGCCCTCACCACCCTCGCGCCCGGCCCCGACAAGGGCTGGGGCCACATGGGCGACGTCGGCTCGGGCCACTTCGTCAAGATGGTGCACAACGGCATCGAGTACGGCGTGATGCAGGCCTACGCCGAGGGCTTCGACATCATGAAGTCGAAGGAGAAATTCGACCTCGACCTCCAGAAGGTGGCCGAGACGTGGCGGTTCGGGAGCGTGGTGCGCTCCTGGCTGCTCGACCTCACGGCCCGCGCGCTGGAGGAGGGCCAGGACCTGTCGGGCATCGAACCCTGGGTCGACGACAGCGGGGAGGGCCGCTGGACGGTGAAGGAGGCGATCGACCTCGACGTGCCGGCGCCCGTCATCACCGACGCCCTCATCTCGCGCCTCGACTCGCGGGTGGAGGACTCCTACACCCACAAGCTCCTGGCCGCTATGCGCAACCAGTTTGGCGGGCACGACGTCAAATCCAGCGACGAGTGA
- a CDS encoding type II toxin-antitoxin system Phd/YefM family antitoxin, with product MRVYTYSEARQNLADLLDQAGDEGEVRIRRRDGSEYVIRPRRRDGSPLDVPPVNTEVSTEEIVAAVREGRERTPQ from the coding sequence ATGAGAGTATACACGTATTCGGAGGCTCGTCAAAATCTTGCTGATCTGCTGGACCAAGCCGGAGATGAGGGAGAGGTGCGGATTCGCAGGCGCGATGGGAGTGAGTATGTCATTCGGCCACGCCGGCGTGACGGATCGCCCCTTGATGTCCCGCCTGTGAATACTGAGGTCAGTACTGAGGAAATCGTGGCCGCCGTTCGGGAGGGACGCGAGCGAACCCCCCAGTAG
- a CDS encoding type II toxin-antitoxin system VapC family toxin: MKVVIDTSALIAVVLGEEHRDRIIRQTEGADLIAPETLHWEVGNAFSAMFTRDRLGLDAAVEALRRYDEIPIQWVEVALDDALRVSDRHDLYAYDAYMLVAARRHQAPLLTLDEGLKEAARESDIDLLEV, translated from the coding sequence ATGAAAGTTGTCATCGATACTTCCGCCCTCATCGCCGTTGTGTTGGGTGAAGAGCACCGGGACCGGATCATCCGACAGACGGAGGGAGCCGACCTGATTGCGCCGGAGACGCTTCATTGGGAGGTGGGAAATGCTTTCTCGGCGATGTTTACGCGGGATCGTCTCGGTCTGGATGCGGCCGTAGAGGCCCTCCGGCGATACGACGAGATTCCGATCCAGTGGGTGGAGGTGGCGTTGGACGATGCCCTTCGTGTTTCCGATCGGCACGATCTCTATGCATATGACGCCTACATGCTCGTCGCCGCGAGGCGCCATCAGGCGCCGCTCTTGACGCTGGATGAAGGGCTGAAGGAGGCAGCTCGCGAATCCGACATCGATCTTTTGGAGGTGTAG
- a CDS encoding integron integrase: MVLDRALIFLYEQVLEIELDDIGPLDRADRPKRLPTVLSREEVRQLFAALSPGPNRLTAHLLYGSGLRLSEALRLRVKELDVGTSRLHVWDGKGGTDRTTVLPERLHGPLRRHLKTVKAQHEADCADGVGGVYLPDAIAEKYPTAKTEWRWQYVFPSTTLSEDPRSGAVRRHHRSDSAVQRAVKKAADATDIEKRATCHTLRHSFATHRLQDGTDVRTIQKLLAHEQLRTTMQYVHVLEQSDDGVTSPLDTLPEDPT; encoded by the coding sequence GTGGTTTTAGACCGCGCCCTGATCTTCCTCTACGAACAGGTGCTTGAAATTGAGCTGGACGACATTGGACCGCTCGACCGCGCCGACCGCCCCAAACGCCTCCCCACGGTGCTCTCGCGCGAGGAGGTGCGGCAGCTCTTCGCGGCCCTCTCTCCCGGCCCGAATCGCCTGACCGCGCATCTTCTCTACGGAAGCGGCCTCCGGCTGTCCGAAGCCCTCCGTCTTCGGGTCAAAGAACTCGACGTTGGAACCAGCCGCCTCCACGTCTGGGACGGAAAGGGCGGCACGGACCGGACGACGGTGCTGCCCGAGCGCCTCCACGGCCCGCTCCGGCGCCACCTGAAAACAGTGAAGGCCCAGCACGAGGCGGACTGTGCCGACGGCGTAGGCGGCGTCTATCTGCCGGATGCCATTGCAGAGAAGTATCCGACTGCAAAAACCGAGTGGCGCTGGCAGTACGTGTTTCCCTCCACGACCCTCTCGGAGGACCCGCGCAGTGGGGCCGTCCGCCGCCACCACCGCTCCGACTCGGCCGTGCAGCGGGCCGTCAAGAAGGCCGCCGACGCGACCGACATCGAGAAGCGGGCCACCTGCCATACCCTTCGTCACTCGTTCGCCACGCACCGGCTGCAGGACGGCACCGACGTGCGCACCATCCAGAAGCTGCTCGCGCACGAGCAGCTGCGCACCACCATGCAGTACGTCCACGTCCTGGAGCAGAGCGACGACGGCGTCACCAGCCCCCTCGACACGTTGCCCGAAGACCCGACGTAG